The genomic stretch ACTATGAGCTGAAAAAATACCCACAGTACAttaatatttctcaaaaattttcGAAGCTTACATCTCTCCAGATATTGCATTTAAGAGGTTATGTGTTCCAGGAACTTAGAAACGAAGATTTCCAGCCCCTGAGGAACCTCTCAAATTTAATGGCTATCAACTTGGGCGTTAATTTTATTAAGCAAATTGATTTTACCGTTTTCCAATCGTTCTCCAACCTGAAAATCATTTACTTGTCCGAAAACAGAATTTCACCCTTGGTCAGTGATAACAAGCAACAAAATGCAAATGGCCCCTCTTTCCAAAGGCATATCCTTAAGCCACGGTCAGCAGATACTGAGTTTGACCCACATTCGAATTTTTATCATGACACCAATCCTTTGATAAAGCCACAATGTTCCAATTACGGCAAAGCCTTAGATTTAAGCTTGAACAGTATTTTCTTTATTGGGATAAAGCAATTTGAAGGTTTTAGGAACATTTCCTGTTTAAATCTGTCTTCAAATGGCAACGGTCAAGCGTTAAATGGAACTGAGTTTTCACTTTTGCGTGGTATCAAGTATTTGGACTTGACAAACAACAGACTAGACTTTGATGATGATGCTGCTTTCAGCGAATTGCCATTGTTAGAAGTTCTAGATCTGAGCTACAATGCGCACTACTTCCGAATAGCAGGGGTAACACACCGTCTAGGCTTTATTCAAAATTTAACTCAGCTGAAAGTTTTAAACTTGAGCTACAATAGTATTTTTACTTTAACAGAACCATACCTGAAAAGCATGTCCCTGGAAGAATTAGTTTTCAGTGGAAACCGCCTTGACCTTTTGTGGAATGCTCAAGATGTCAGGTACtggcaaatttttaaatatctcagCAATCTGACACGGCTTCATTTAGCCTCTAATAACCTTCAGCGTATCCCCGATGAAGCCTTCCTTAACTTGCCCCGGAGTCTCACCGAACTATATATAAATGATAATAGGTTAAATTTCTTTAACTGGTCCTTACTAcagcagtttcctcatctctgcttGCTTGACTTAAGTGGGAACGAGCTGTTCTTTGTAACTGACAGCCTATCGAAATTCACATCTTCTCTTGAGACACTGCTCCTGGGTCAAAACAGGATTTCCCACCTGCCGTCCGGCTTTCTTTCCGAAGCCAGCAGTCTGACACACCTCGATTTAAGTGCCAACCAGCTCAAGATGATCAACAAATCCACGTTTGAAACTAAGACCGCCACCAAGTTAGCCATTTTGGAACTAGGTAGAAACCCTTTTGACTGTACCTGTGACATCGGAGATTTTCGAGAATGGATGGATGGGAATCTGAACGTCACAATTCCCAGATTGACAGATGTCATCTGCGCCAGTCCTGGGGATCAACAAGGCAAGAGTATTGTGAGTCTAGAGCTCACAACTTGTGTTTCAGATACCGTTGCGgcaatattctgtttcttcacctTTTTTGTCACCATCTCAGTTATGCTGGCTGCCCTGGCTCATCATTGGTTTTACTGGGATGCTTGGTTTCTCTATCATGTGTGCTTAGCTAAGGTAAAAGGCTACAGGTCTCTTTCCACATCCCAGACTTTCTACGATGCTTACGTCTCTTATGACACCAAAGATGCCTCTGTCACGGACTGGGTGGTCAATGAGCTGCGCTTCCACCTGGAAGAGAGTGAGGACAAAAATGTGCTCCTCTGTTTAGAGGAAAGGGATTGGGACCCGGGACTCGCCATCATCGACAACCTCATGCAGAGCATCAACCAAAGCAGGAAAACAATATTTGTTCTAACCAAAAAGTATGCCAAAAACTGGAACTTTAAAACAGCTTTCTACTTGGCCTTGCAGAGGCTAATCGATGAGAATATGGATGTGATTGTCTTTATTCTGCTGGAGCCAGTGTTGCAGCATTCGCAGTATTTGAGGCTGCGGCAGAGGATCTGCAAGAGCTCCATCCTCCAGTGGCCTGACAACCCCAAGGCGGAAGGCTTGTTTTGGCAGAGTCTGAAGAATGTCGTCTTAACTGCAAATGATTCACGGTATAACAATTTGTATGTCAATTCCATTAAGCAGTACTAACTGATGTTAAGTCCGGGTTCACCAACATACTAAGAATGCACAGCAGTGACCCTTCTGTCTTAGCTATCACTTggtgtgtaacaaattacccccaaacttaatggcttaaaatgatACAATTTGTTATGTCATAGTCTCTGGATCAGGAGTCCAGGCGTGGCTTAtcgctgggtcctctgctcagggcctCTCAAAGGCTGTAATCGCCATGTCAGCCAGGGCCACAGGCATCTGCTAGGGTTAGCATCCACTTCTGAGCTCACACTCATGTGGTGGTTTTCAGGGTTGAGTTCTTCCTGGGCTGTTGGCCCAAGGCTGCCCTCAGTTCCCGGCCATGTGGACCCCTTGCTGTGGCAGCTTGCTTCATCAAAGCCaacaagagagagagattgcTGACACCGTGGAAGTCGCCATCTTTGTAGTCTAATCAGGGAAGTGATAACCCATCACCTTGGCCATATTCTGCTTGTTAGAGTTAAAATCACCAGCCCTGCCAGCTCCATGGGAGTGATCACCTCAGTCCTGGAAAAGTGGTCCATGACCGAGATGGGCGGTTGTGATAGCCTCACTCAGCCTGCCATCTTGGTCATAAATGGTGAATACCAGGAGAGGGGACCACTGTGGCCATCTTAGCAGTTGGCCTACTATACCTTCATTTCAATATCTCAGAACTTTTGCAACTATGATACTTCTGATGTTAAGTTGCTATTTAGATTTATCATATATCCATGGCTATGTGGTTATATTACGCTGTGTTTGCAGTAGTCCTTCTTTTACAATTACTTTTATAAATACTGGCTATAATATTTCACTTCTAAGGTTTAGATGCCATTTAAAGGCTAAGATGGATGGTATTTAaagtgttttgcttttgttttttttttacttcttaaccattttttaaaagtgtgtagCTAAATTAGAAGCATTTGGAGTATCTGTCAATTGCTATTGCTGTCAATCATGAAATTAATGATTAAAATGCTTCGTTTCACATCATAAGCATATAATAAATACACAGTAGGGAAACAgatctataatataaaataagttacctaaatgtccattgacagatgaatggataaagaagatgtagtacatatatacagtggaatactactcagccataaaaaaaagaacgaaataacaccatttgcagcaacatggacgcacctggagattatcatactacgtgaagtaagtcagaaagagaaagacaaataccatatggtatcacttttatgtggaatctaaaatatgacacaaaggaacCTATCtacgaagcagaaacagactcatggacagagaacagacttggttgccaagggggaagtggatggactgggagtttggggttagtagatgcaaactattcccTATAGAATagatggacaacaaggtcctactgtacagcacagagaactatattcagtgtcctgggataaaccataatggaaaagaatactaaaaaagaatgtatatataactgtcactctgctgtacagcagaaattaacacaacattgcaaatcaactataatttaaaaaataaaagcccgggggattaaaaaataaaataaaataccatcaaCACTGGGTTTTTGGAGAATACTTAGGAAGAAAAAGCTTTGGTAGAAATCAAAGGGGGAACAGTTTTCATAACGTTTGTACATTAAGATAATTATTAACAGAGAAATTCTATCTTTAGTTCCTACTCAGAAGACGTAATGTCAGAATGCCTACCTGTCGGTACCCTTTATGCAGTTCTGCCACATGTAACAGTGTTGGCATTCCGTACCACCTCTGCTACCCCTTGGTTCCTCTGCATCTGTCCATAGCGTCTTCTATCCAGTGTAGTATGAATCTTGAAGAGGTACCTTATGAACTTGAACTGAAAATAACTGGAAATTATTCGAGCGTAAGAAAGTAAAGTCCCTttagaatgaaaagaagaaaaatctccagTGCACCATACTACCTTAAGTACAGTCTCTTAATTAATCTTGCAGCATGAGTTATCTTTAAATATGAGTTTCTAAGGAA from Phocoena phocoena chromosome X, mPhoPho1.1, whole genome shotgun sequence encodes the following:
- the TLR8 gene encoding toll-like receptor 8; the protein is MTLHFLLLTCLFLLISDSCEFFAEANYSRSYPCDETKRNGSVIAECNNRQLHEVPQTVDKSVTELDLSGNFIRRITNESFQGLQNLTKIDLNHNVKLWPQNENPAVKNGMTITDGAFLNLKNLRELLLEDNQLQEMPAGLPKSLKELSLIQNRITVLTKKNTSGLRNLESLYLGWNCYFACNETFAIEDGTFENLTKLKVLSLSFNPLFHVPPRLPSSLTELYLSNTKIKNISQEDFKGLRNLKVLDLSGNCPRCFNAPFPCIPCKGGASIQIHPLAFQTLTQLRYLNLSSTSLRKVPATWFDNMRHLRVLHLEFNYLMDEIASGEFLAKLPSLEILDLSYNYELKKYPQYINISQKFSKLTSLQILHLRGYVFQELRNEDFQPLRNLSNLMAINLGVNFIKQIDFTVFQSFSNLKIIYLSENRISPLVSDNKQQNANGPSFQRHILKPRSADTEFDPHSNFYHDTNPLIKPQCSNYGKALDLSLNSIFFIGIKQFEGFRNISCLNLSSNGNGQALNGTEFSLLRGIKYLDLTNNRLDFDDDAAFSELPLLEVLDLSYNAHYFRIAGVTHRLGFIQNLTQLKVLNLSYNSIFTLTEPYLKSMSLEELVFSGNRLDLLWNAQDVRYWQIFKYLSNLTRLHLASNNLQRIPDEAFLNLPRSLTELYINDNRLNFFNWSLLQQFPHLCLLDLSGNELFFVTDSLSKFTSSLETLLLGQNRISHLPSGFLSEASSLTHLDLSANQLKMINKSTFETKTATKLAILELGRNPFDCTCDIGDFREWMDGNLNVTIPRLTDVICASPGDQQGKSIVSLELTTCVSDTVAAIFCFFTFFVTISVMLAALAHHWFYWDAWFLYHVCLAKVKGYRSLSTSQTFYDAYVSYDTKDASVTDWVVNELRFHLEESEDKNVLLCLEERDWDPGLAIIDNLMQSINQSRKTIFVLTKKYAKNWNFKTAFYLALQRLIDENMDVIVFILLEPVLQHSQYLRLRQRICKSSILQWPDNPKAEGLFWQSLKNVVLTANDSRYNNLYVNSIKQY